CTATGCTGCGCAAGTGTATACGCGGGATAATATTCTTGTTACAGGGTCCAATTTGAATGAGGCAGATTTGAGCTCATTTGTTGCAgattcttcattttctgacCTTTCTGTTGGCAATGGTCCTCCTTCTATTCCTCAAAAACAATTTTTAGGTGTTGAGTCTCGGATTCGCCGTGTTGGTGCCACCACAGCTGTCTTAGGTGTCCCTTTAGACATTTCAAATCTTGCCTCTTATCAACTGGTTGTTTCTAACCTGGTTGCTCGCGGCTTTGATTCGAAAGTACTTAGTTATGACAATGGTGCGTTGTTTTATGCTTCAGTTAGTGGTTCTACCAAGGAGGTCACCGCTCGGTTGAGAGATCTCAAGAAGGCTCTTTCTGATATCACTATGACCTATGCCCACTTGGCCGCTACTCAAGTTGCCAGGCAGAGCTTGTCTGTTAAAATAGAAGGAAGTTCAGCAGCTAACCTTTCTAAGACTAATCTCGTTGTCGTTGGTGATGTGGACGGTGTTCCTTACTTAGACGAATTGTAGATACAGTGCCGTTGATTGTCCTTTAAATATATTCACTTATTTAGGTTCAAAATACTATTCGATAATTTACCTTAACTTTGCTCTAGGTATGTATAGAAAACACTAAATCTGTTCAACAAACATGCGAGCGAATACTTTCGCCCACTGAACAAAAAATTACCTTACACGCTTTTTACTACCTTTATGAAGCACAGatttatcaaaaaagtttaGAAACTCTCGGCGCGaactttgtttcttttccaaatgTCGTTTAATCCAATAAACCCGAAACCATTTTTGAAGTCCCTAATTAACAGATCTGTCATTGTCAAACtgaaatcatcaaatgTGGAATATCATGGCTTTCTACTCAGTGTGGACAACTACATGAACCTGTCACTCGACAGTAGCACTAAGGAGTTTGATCCTATAACAGAAGAGCTAACGCCACTTGGAAGTGACCTATTCATACGCTGCAATAATGTGCTATGGATCTCCACGACTGAAGAGCATGTTCACACCAGTAAAGCTCAGTGAGAGATCTAAGATTTACCGTTCTTATCGTTCGTCTTTGTTTCTAGGCTGTCCCAAAGTCGTTATTTGTAGTCTTTTTGGTGCTAAGTTCAGTCCTTAACTATTCAATTCATCTTTCTCGCGAAAATTAATTCAAATAGTTCATCGGGCTTCTTATCTATGATAATCTATACCATAAAATGTGAATTTCACTAATGAAACATTAAAAAATCGAGAGCAAAACTTGTGTTTGCTCTAGATACAGTGTCTGTTGGTTTGGTTTTTATATTATTGTTTATATATTGCTTTTACATCGTAATCAGctcaaaattttttgtACACTGTGTACGCCAGAAAATTTTCGCGAGCTACTCCTTTGTAGGTAAACCTATTCAGTCGAAACGACTTCATTCTCGGTGACCTTATTCGTTCAATTGAGGATATATGGAGTTAACAGGTGGTCAAATTTCCAAGGTAGAACAGCGTCCAAACGCGGTATTCATTAGAGGTGTTGGTCAACTTTCTACCTCAGATATAAAGCATTATCTTGACGCTCACCTCAAAGAAGGTTACACTTTTTCCACTAGACATCTCTTCGAAGACTTTAAATATCGAATTCAATGGGTTAATGACGAAAGCGTGGTTATTAACTTTATCTCAAGTGAGGGTGCCCTAAAAGCGTTAAGGTTACTTTCAACTCAAGATCTACCCCTCCACGAGGAACGTTTGGCCCAACCTTATCGACGCAAATCCAAGGATGATGGTCGAGATACTGACGATGATAAGGTAATACTTCATGTAAGACAGGCTCGTACCGATGATAAGAAAGAGCTCAATGCAAAAGCAAAATCCCGCTATTATTTACTCCATGGTGAGCCTGAGTTCTCATCTGGAGCAAGAAAAGGTAGATACCGAGAAAGAGATTCAGTGGTTTCGAAACCGATACAAACAACTGAAGATTTAATAACAGGGGAACTAGTTACTGGAAGGGACCAGGAAGTACGGCGTAGCGATGCCAATATGCTATTTCATAGGCTAGGTTCTAGTAAGGCATTCAAGACAAGAAATGAGGAGGATCTATTTCCTCAGTATGCTAATGGTCAGCAAATCGTTTCAAATGATGAGGAGGATCTTTTCCCTCAATACCTTCGTGATAGGTCTCCAAAGAGATGATGGATTATATTATATCTGTAGAAACGTAAGTTGGCACCATTTTCACTACAGTAAGTGGCTCTGTCAGAGCTCGAATACCTAACTCTCTGGTATAAGAAACTAAGAATTTCGCCTCTTCGTCTTCACTAAACGAAAAAGTTTCTTGTCACCTCTTAGCATGTTTATGTTGCCAGCACTTTTCCTTCGACTGGCTTTATTTCTGACTATACCTGCTGATATTGAAAGCATCATACAAGATTCAGTCTTGTTTTCAACGCCAACCAATTCTTACAAGCAGCTGCAAGAGgagttttttcttcaacacATCAGGCACACAGTAACAACCAGTCCACTTCTGATTACaatcttgaacttgattaATAATGATCAGTTTTTGACAAACTTGATCTACTCTGTTGTGGACATTTCTATAGCATATCTTTTGGTATCTACAATTGGGAGATTTACAAAGGTCGATAGGGAGAGAATATTGAAGCTCTACTTGTTCAATCCTTTGGTGTTACTCTCGTTGGTCAGCAAAACTACCacaattttcaacaacttgttCATAGTTGCGGCCCTCAATGCACTCACAGTTTCATGCTATTGTCTTTCAGCCATATTTATTGCCACATCTGCCTATTTCACGTACTACTCTTGGTACCTCATGGTGCCTATACTAACTTATATCTACAAAGAAACGCAGTGTACTTTAATTGTGATTAAAACACTATTAGTCTTTGCGGCTACCACAGTTGCAATAATGTTATTAACCACACAAAGTAAGGAAGAGTTCTTCACGTACTACAGGGAACTCTCAAGTTTCACTACTATAACTCCGAATTTAGGTTTGTGGTGGTACTTTTTCACAGAGATATTCGAATTTTTCCACAATTTCTTTATCGTAATGTTCAATCTTTACACATTTGTTTATGTGATACCACTAACTCTCAAATTCCAAGGAAGACAAGATTATCGCAAGGGACTTattttttccatttggGTTATTCTTGCTCTTGAAGCTATCTTCAAACCATATCCAGTTATTGCGGATCATATACTTGTTCACTCTTATGTACCTCTCTGGAGTCTATGCTTTCATGACTTGAAGTTTCCGTTACTATTAAGTTATCTTGCGAATATGGTACTTTTATTAATGCTGCCTACATTTTACTTTATGTGGATTAATCTGTCATCAGGAAACGCAAACTTTTTTTATGCAATTGGTTTGGTGTTCAGCTTTATACAGGTGGCTGTGCTCATGGATTTCATATGGGCGatgattcaaaatagtCACCGAGCATGTTATGGGTTCTCTAGAAAGAGGCTGACTCAGATTTAGCAATAATGCATTCATACTTCGTTAAAGGAGCACTTATGATCATAAAGAGATGAAACGAAAAAACAAATAATGCGTGGGCTCCATAGCAGGATGGTATCTTCAAAGCTATCATAAGGGATCGAAGGACGGACAGTACTGTGATGCGATGGCGAGAGCAAATAATCCGAAAGGAATTTCATCCCTAAGTACACATGGTGAACGTCTTTGAGCCAAAGCACGTTGCTAAACTGGCCTAAGTTTGATCATCGTGCAAATTCAGTTATATGATGAGTCTAGTTccttgatttcttttgtttgATTCAATTATGAGATGGGAAATTGACAGTCCCGCAAGTTCTAGCAGTGATACCgttcttgttcttctctTCGTGCTATCACATGGCCCTGGAGTGAGTTTATAGTGGCGGCAGAATACATGCCAGGTTTCAATTGAGCTGCTCCGAGCCATTTTGTACTTTTTCAGATTGCGCTTCGAAGGACATCCCAAGCCTCAGTGGCGTAAGTAAAGAATATAACTCATATTGAACTATATATCACCCGCTATCACGTTATTACTTCATCGCTCTTCCGGTGTCCTCAATTGCAGAACATAGGTATTTGTGTTATTTAATGTTAACGTGAATAaatcagtttttttttcttgagcCAGTATTCAATAGTCTGAAGGAAATTGCCACCTGAAAAAGACACCTTTCAGTTCATTTGCAGAGGTGAACATAGGTACTAGGTCAAGTTCTATTTCCCGTTTGCGGAATCATTTTTTATTTAATCTTGCCCTAAGGTGAGTATCATTTATTTTTCCCAAGATCAAACCAATTCGGTTCGAttgtttttcttgtaaACATGTTAATCTTGAAACCTCGTCTTTCAGACTGGACAGTTCTTCGTCTTTATCTAACTTGCCATGCGGACGGTAATTCAACCCTGACACACACATACTTTCCATTCGTAGGTTAGCATGTAGCACCTCTAGTTTTTGGTGCGAATCATTGGTTGATTTGATGGCTTCATCGATCTGCTCTTTCAGATATGTACTTTCATTTATCAAATTGGTTTTTCGATGTCTCATACCCTTAACCAAGGCTTGAAAATTGTAGAACTCAGAATACACAGTTACCTGTGAGTTGTTCACAGGTAGAGAAACCACTTCATTCTTTAAGCACGTGAAGATCccttcaaaagattttgCAATCTTACTGGCTTTACCTATCCTAGCATCTAAGTagttcattttcctttgtATTACATTGATATCATCCGCAATTTTGGACATTTGCTGATAGACTGTCAAAACGTCCGTATTTCTAATTTTGGTGATGCAGTCAAATGTCCGCAGAT
This window of the Komagataella phaffii GS115 chromosome 2, complete sequence genome carries:
- a CDS encoding Core Sm protein Sm F, encoding MSFNPINPKPFLKSLINRSVIVKLKSSNVEYHGFLLSVDNYMNLSLDSSTKEFDPITEELTPLGSDLFIRCNNVLWISTTEEHVHTSKAQ
- a CDS encoding GPI transamidase subunit, with the translated sequence MFMLPALFLRLALFLTIPADIESIIQDSVLFSTPTNSYKQLQEEFFLQHIRHTVTTSPLLITILNLINNDQFLTNLIYSVVDISIAYLLVSTIGRFTKVDRERILKLYLFNPLVLLSLVSKTTTIFNNLFIVAALNALTVSCYCLSAIFIATSAYFTYYSWYLMVPILTYIYKETQCTLIVIKTLLVFAATTVAIMLLTTQSKEEFFTYYRELSSFTTITPNLGLWWYFFTEIFEFFHNFFIVMFNLYTFVYVIPLTLKFQGRQDYRKGLIFSIWVILALEAIFKPYPVIADHILVHSYVPLWSLCFHDLKFPLLLSYLANMVLLLMLPTFYFMWINLSSGNANFFYAIGLVFSFIQVAVLMDFIWAMIQNSHRACYGFSRKRLTQI
- a CDS encoding Subunit 2 of the ubiquinol cytochrome-c reductase complex is translated as MLKNITRSYATAPVKVTSTSSTLLSAPLASVRIVVANAGSKASPAGLAHLLSRSNAVADTDSKSALRLHRESELLGGQVQSKVTRDSIILSATFLKEHAPFFVSSIADLLTKTVYKPYEYAEIIKPAALADYIIANGSSSFVALEELHSISFRRGLGNPLLYDGVSHFSHESLKAYAAQVYTRDNILVTGSNLNEADLSSFVADSSFSDLSVGNGPPSIPQKQFLGVESRIRRVGATTAVLGVPLDISNLASYQLVVSNLVARGFDSKVLSYDNGALFYASVSGSTKEVTARLRDLKKALSDITMTYAHLAATQVARQSLSVKIEGSSAANLSKTNLVVVGDVDGVPYLDEL